The following is a genomic window from Burkholderia cepacia ATCC 25416.
GCCGCGGCCGGCGTCGATGCCGGCAGCACGGCGAGCAGGCCGGCGGCGATGCTGTCGACGCGGCTCATGCCCATGTAGATCGCGAGCGTGGTGCCGGTCGCGGCGAGACGCGCCCAGTCGGGTTCGCCGTGGTCCTGACGATGGGCGGTGACGAACGTGACGCCGTGGCAATGCGCGCGGTGCGTGAGCGAGATGCCGAGGCTCGCGGCGGCGGCGAACCCCGACGAGATGCCGTTGACGATCTCGACCGGAATCGCGGCGGCGCGCAGCGTCGCGAGTTCTTCGCCAGCGCGCCCGAACAGCAGCGCCTCGCCGCCTTTCACGCGCACCACGTGCGCGCCGCGCAGTGCGTAACGGCGCATCAGCTTCTCGATGAATGCCTGCGGCGTGGAGCGGCAACCGCCGCGCTTGCCGACACGGATGACGCGCGCCTGCGGCGCGAGTTCGACGATGCCGGGCGCGACGAGATCGTCGAGCAGCAGCACGTCGGCAGCGGCCAGCGCTTTCACGGCCTTGAGCGTGAGGAGATCGGGATCGCCGGGGCCGGCGCCCAGCAGGGTGACTTTGCCTGTCGTCATGTCGTGTTCCAGTGCCGCCTGCATGCGGCGGCCGATAGCGCGTTGTTGCGCGGCGGCGGCGGGCGGTCGACGTATCGGCATCCGGCCGTGCCGCGCACGGGGGGACGCCGTTGTCCTGGGCGGCCCGCCTGCACGACGGGCCCGGTTTTGAGGGGACTGCCCACCGGCGCCGTTGCCGGTGTCATGCAGCGGGTTCAGCAATATCCGGGCCAACCGGCATCGCCCGTCGCGCCCGCGCGGCGGGAACGGCGCGCACCGCGCCACGCGATGGCCACGTGCGGGCGAAATGCGGGCCGAGTATGGGCCGAATACGGGCCAATTGCGGGCCAAGTACGGCCCCCGTGCCCGTCGGCCGCCGCCGCGCGCCGGCACCCGCAATGCCGCATCGGCGTGCATCGTGCCCTGCCCGCGCGCACCGCGATGTCGCACGGCGACAGTGCTGCATCGCACCACATCTGTGCCTCGCTGCATCACCGCGCATCGTGCGCCGGCTGTCGCCGCGCGCCGCACGACGCCGGACCAGCCTTGCGCGGCGGGGCTGCGGGCCCGATTCGCGGCGACATGGCACGGCGTTTGCGTAAGCCGGTTCGGGCGAATCAATGGCGATTCGTCCGGCAGTACCGATTACAGACGCGCCCGGCAACGGGCTTCATGGGCAACGGCGTCCTACGCATCGGGTCTCGACGAGACCGGGTGCGCAGGACGCCGTTTTTCGTTTGGCGGATGACATGACCGACAAAGCTACCCGTATCGATCTCTTCAGCCTCCGCACCGCGCCGATGCGCGCGTTCCACCTGACGTGGATGGCGTTTTTCGTGTGCTTCTTCGCGTGGTTCGCGTGCGCGCCGCTGATGCCGCTGATCGCACGCGAATTCCACCTGAGCGCGGCGCAGGTCGCCAACATCAACATCGCGGCCGTGGCCGCGACGATCGCCGTGCGGCTGCTGGTCGGCCCGCTGTGCGACCGCTTCGGCCCGCGCCGCGTGTACGTGGGCCTGCTGCTGCTCGGCGCGATCCCCGTGTTCGCGGTGTCGTTCACGCACGACTACCTGTCGTTCCTGATCTGCCGGCTCGGCATCGGCGCGATCGGCGCGGGCTTCGTGATCACGCAGTACCACACGTCGGTGATGTTCGCGCCGAACGTCGTCGGCACCGCGAACGCGACGACGGCCGGCTGGGGCAATGCCGGCGCGGGCGCGACGCAGGCGCTGATGCCGCTGCTCGTCGCCGCCGGCCTGATGCTCGGCTTCGGCGAGGATTCGTCGTGGCGTATCGCGCTGGTCGTGCCGGGCGTCGCGATGCTCGCGATGGCCTGGGCGTACTGGCGCTTCACGCAGGATTGCCCGCAAGGCGACTTCGTCGCGCTGCGCAAGGAAGGCGTGACGGTCGACAGCGGCAAGAAGGGCGGCTGGGCGAGCTTCTTCGCGGCCTGCGGCAACTATCGCGTGTGGATGCTGTTCATCACGTACGGCGCGTGCTTCGGCGTCGAGGTGTTCATCCACAACATCGCCGCGCTGTACTACGTCGATCACTTCAGCCTGTCGCTGAAGGACGCCGGTTTCGCGGTCGGCATGTTCGGGCTGCTCGCCCTGTTCGCCCGTGCGCTCGGCGGCTGGCTGTCCGACAAGGTCGCCGCGCGCCGCAGCCTCGACGTGCGCGCGATGCTGCTGTGCGCGCTGATCGTCGGCGAAGGGCTCGGGCTGATCTGGTTTTCGCATGCGCAAAGCGTCGGCATCGCACTCGTCGCGATGCTCGCGTTCGGCCTCTTCACGCACATGGCGTGCGGCGCGACCTACGCGCTGGTGCCCTTCATCGACCGCAAGGCACTCGGCGGCGTCGCGGGGATCGTCGGCGCGGGCGGCAACGTCGGCGCGGTCGCCGCGAGCTTCCTGCTCAAAGGCGTCGGCGACGTGCAGCACACGCTCGGCCTGCTCGGCCTTGCCGTCACCGCGACCGCGCTGTGCGCGATGGCCGTGCGCTTCAGCGAAGAACACAAGGCGCGCGAAGCCGAGCTGCGCGACCGCGCGCTGGCTGCCGGCAGCGTCGCGAACTGATCGACCGAGGGAAACGTCATCATGAAACTCATCGTCATCGGCCACGGGATGGTCGGCCACAAGCTCCTCGAATGCGTCGCGGCGGAAGCGGGCGCGTCGGCGGCGCTGCAGGTCACCGTGCTCGGCGAGGAGCCGCGCCCGGCCTACGACCGCGTGCACCTGTCCGAATTCTTCGCGGGCAAGTCGGCGGACGACCTGTCGCTCGTCGAACCCGGCTTCTTCGAGCGTCATCCGCAGTTCGACCTGCGCCTGAACGCGCGCGTCGCGTCGATCGACCGCGCCGCGCATACGGTCACGCTCGCGTCCGGGGAAACGCTCGCGTACGACAAGCTGGTGCTGGCGACGGGTTCGCGCCCGTTCGTGCCGCCGATGCCGGGGCACGATCGCGCGGGCTGCTTCGTGTACCGGACGATCGAGGATCTCGAGGCGATGCAGGCGTGCG
Proteins encoded in this region:
- the cobA gene encoding uroporphyrinogen-III C-methyltransferase — its product is MTTGKVTLLGAGPGDPDLLTLKAVKALAAADVLLLDDLVAPGIVELAPQARVIRVGKRGGCRSTPQAFIEKLMRRYALRGAHVVRVKGGEALLFGRAGEELATLRAAAIPVEIVNGISSGFAAAASLGISLTHRAHCHGVTFVTAHRQDHGEPDWARLAATGTTLAIYMGMSRVDSIAAGLLAVLPASTPAAAVQWAGTPDERRWTGTLGDLARGIDAARLGSPAVILVGGAVGETAVAEVPDAGAAGAAIDTAFSRAA
- a CDS encoding MFS transporter, whose translation is MTDKATRIDLFSLRTAPMRAFHLTWMAFFVCFFAWFACAPLMPLIAREFHLSAAQVANINIAAVAATIAVRLLVGPLCDRFGPRRVYVGLLLLGAIPVFAVSFTHDYLSFLICRLGIGAIGAGFVITQYHTSVMFAPNVVGTANATTAGWGNAGAGATQALMPLLVAAGLMLGFGEDSSWRIALVVPGVAMLAMAWAYWRFTQDCPQGDFVALRKEGVTVDSGKKGGWASFFAACGNYRVWMLFITYGACFGVEVFIHNIAALYYVDHFSLSLKDAGFAVGMFGLLALFARALGGWLSDKVAARRSLDVRAMLLCALIVGEGLGLIWFSHAQSVGIALVAMLAFGLFTHMACGATYALVPFIDRKALGGVAGIVGAGGNVGAVAASFLLKGVGDVQHTLGLLGLAVTATALCAMAVRFSEEHKAREAELRDRALAAGSVAN